In Chanodichthys erythropterus isolate Z2021 chromosome 7, ASM2448905v1, whole genome shotgun sequence, a genomic segment contains:
- the ddb1 gene encoding DNA damage-binding protein 1, which produces MSYNYVVTAQKPTAVNACITGHFTSAEDLNLLIAKNTRLEIYVVTAEGLRPVKEVGMYGKIAVMELFRPKGESKDLLFILTAKYNACILEYKQNGDSIDIITRAHGNVQDRIGRPSETGIIGIVDPECRMIGLRLYDGLFKVIPLDRDNRELKAFNIRLEELQVIDVQFLYGCQAPTVCFIYQDPQGRHVKTYEVSLREKEFNKGPWKQENVEAEASMVIPVPEPFGGAIIIGQESITYHNGDKYLAIAPPTIKQSTIVCHNRVDPNGSRYLLGDMEGRLFMLLLEKEELMDGAVVLKDLRVELLGETSIAECLTYLDNGVVFVGSRLGDSQLVKLNVDSNDQGSYVAVMETFTNLGPIVDMCVVDLERQGQGQLVTCSGAFKEGSLRIIRNGIGIHEHASIDLPGIKGLWPLRSESGRDTDDMLVLSFVGQTRVLMLSGEEVEETELPGFVDNQQTFFCGNVAHQQLIQITSVSVRLVTQDSKALVSEWKEPQGRNISVASCNSTQVVLAVGRVLYYLQILTGELKQISSTEMEHEVACLDITPLGESAGESSICAVGLWTDISARLLKLPCFSPLHKEMLGGEIIPRSILMTTFEGSHYLLCALGDGALFYFGLDIQTGVLSERKKVTLGTQPTVLRTFRSLSTSNVFACSDRPTVIYSSNHKLVFSNVNLKEVNYMCPLNSEGYPDSLALANNSTLTIGTIDEIQKLHIRTVPLYESPKRICYQEVSQCFGVLSSRVEMQDASGTTAAVRPSASTQALSSSVSSSKLFPSSTSPHETSFGEEVEVHSLLVVDQHTFEVLHAHQFLQNEYALSMVSCKLGRDPAVYFIVGTAMVYPEEAEPKQGRIIVFHYTDGKLQTVAEKEVKGAVYSMVEFNGKLLASINSTVRLYEWTAEKELRTECNHYNNIMALYLKTKGDFILVGDLMRSVLLLAYKLMEGSFEEIARDFNPNWMSAVEILDDDNFLGAENAFNLFVCQKDSAATTDEERQHLQEVGLFHLGEFVNVFSHGSLVLQNLGESSTPTQGSVLFGTVNGMIGLVTSLSEGWYSLLLDLQNRLNKVIKSVGKIEHSFWRSFHTERKTEQATGFIDGDLIESFLDLGRAKMQEVVSTLQIDDGSGMKREATVDEVIKIVEELTRIH; this is translated from the exons ATGTCCTACAATTACGTGGTCACAGCGCAGAAGCCCACGGCGGTGAACGCCTGTATCACGG GTCACTTCACATCTGCGGAGGATCTGAACCTGCTGATCGCCAAGAACACGCGTCTGGAGATCTATGTGGTGACCGCGGAGGGCCTGCGGCCGGTCAAAGAGGTCGGCATGTACGGCAAGATCGCAGTCATGGAGCTCTTCAGACCCAAG GGTGAGAGCAAAGATCTTCTGTTCATTTTGACTGCCAAATACAACGCCTGTATCCTGGAGTACAAGCAGAACGGAGACAGCATCGACATCATCACCCGTGCTCACGGCAACGTCCAG GATCGCATCGGCCGTCCGTCGGAAACCGGGATCATCGGGATCGTGGATCCGGAGTGCCGTATGATCGGCTTGCGGCTGTACGACGGGCTGTTTAAGGTCATCCCGCTGGACCGCGACAACCGCGAGCTCAAAGCCTTCAACATTCGTCTGGAGGAGCTGCAGGTCATAGACGTCCAGTTCCTGTACGGCTGCCAGGCGCCGACCGTCTGCTTCATATATCAG GACCCTCAGGGTCGACACGTCAAGACGTACGAGGTGTCTCTCAGGGAGAAGGAGTTCAACAAAGGTCCCTGGAAGCAGGAAAATGTGGAAGCTGAAGCATCAATGGTCATTCCAG TCCCAGAGCCGTTTGGAGGTGCTATAATCATTGGACAGGAGTCCATCACGTATCACAACGGAGACAAATACTTGGCGATCGCACCTCCGACCATCAAG CAAAGCACCATCGTGTGCCATAATCGCGTGGACCCGAACGGCTCGCGGTACCTGCTGGGAGACATGGAGGGCCGGCTGTTCATGCTGCTGCTGGAGAAAGAGGAGCTGATGGACGGCGCGGTGGTGCTCAAAGACCTGCGCGTGGAGCTGCTGGGAGAG ACCTCCATCGCCGAGTGTCTGACGTATCTGGATAACGGCGTGGTGTTTGTGGGATCCAGACTGGGAGATTCTCAGCTAGTGAAG TTGAATGTGGACAGTAATGACCAGGGCTCATATGTGGCTGTAATGGAGACCTTCACTAACCTGGGGCCGATAGTGGACATGTGTGTGGTGGACCTGGAGAGACAAGGACAGGGCCAG TTGGTGACATGCTCCGGGGCGTTTAAGGAAGGCTCTCTGAGGATCATCCGCAATGGCATAGGAATCCATGAGCACGCCAGCATCGACCTGCCTGGAATTAAAG GTCTGTGGCCACTTCGCTCCGAGTCAGGCAGAGACACTGATGACATGCTGGTTCTGTCTTTTGTCGGTCAGACCAG agTGCTGATGCTGAGCGGAGAGGAGGTGGAGGAGACAGAGTTGCCGGGATTTGTGGATAATCAGCAAACGTTCTTCTGTGGGAATGTAGCGCATCAGCAGCTCATACAG atcaCGTCGGTGTCCGTGCGGCTGGTCACTCAGGACAGCAAGGCTCTGGTGAGCGAGTGGAAGGAGCCGCAGGGCAGGAACATCAGCGTGGCGTCCTGTAACAGCACGCAGGTGGTGCTGGCTGTGGGACGAGTCCTCTATTACCTTCAGATACTCACCGGAGAACTCAAACAGATCAG CTCTACAGAGATGGAGCATGAGGTGGCGTGTCTGGACATCACTCCTCTGGGCGAGAGCGCAGGAGAGTCCAGCATCTGCGCTGTGGGACTCTGGACCGACATCTCGGCTCGCCTGCTGAAGTTGCCCTGCTTCAGCCCGCTGCACAAAGAGATGCTGGGCGGAG AGATCATCCCTCGATCCATCCTCATGACTACGTTTGAGGGCAGTCACTACCTGCTGTGCGCTCTGGGAGATGGGGCGCTCTTCTACTTCGGACTGGACATTCAGACAG GTGTTTTGAGTGAACGTAAGAAGGTCACTCTCGGCACTCAGCCGACGGTTCTGCGCACCTTCCGCTCGCTCTCCACATCCAATGTGTTCGCCTGCTCTGACAGACCGACCGTCATCTACTCCAGCAACCACAAACTGGTCTTCTCTAACGTCAACCTCAAGGAGGTGAACTACATGTGCCCGCTCAACTCCGAGGGCTACCCTGACAG TTTGGCTCTGGCCAATAACAGCACTCTGACCATCGGCACGATTGACGAGATCCAGAAGCTGCACATCCGAACCGTGCCGCTCTACGAGTCGCCCAA GCGGATCTGTTATCAGGAGGTGTCTCAGTGCTTCGGAGTTCTGTCCAGTAGAGTAGAAATGCAGGATGCCAGTGGAACGACAGCAGCCGTGCGGCCCAGTGCCAGcacacag GCGTTGTCCAGCAGCGTGAGCTCCAGTAAGTTGTTTCCCAGCAGCACGTCGCCTCATGAGACGTCGTTCGGAGAGGAGGTGGAGGTGCACAGTTTACTGGTGGTGGATCAGCACACGTTCGAGG TGCTGCACGCGCATCAGTTCCTGCAGAACGAGTACGCCCTCAGCATGGTCTCCTGTAAGCTGGGCAGAGATCCTGCCGTCTACTTCATCGTCGGCACAGCAATGGTGTATCCAGAGGAGGCGGAGCCTAAGCAGGGCCGCATCATTGTCTTTCACTATACAGACG GTAAACTGCAGACGGTGGCAGAGAAGGAGGTTAAAGGTGCCGTTTACTCTATGGTGGAGTTTAACGGTAAACTCTTGGCCAGCATCAACAGCACC GTGCGTCTGTACGAGTGGACGGCAGAGAAGGAGCTGCGGACCGAGTGCAATCACTATAACAACATCATGGCCCTGTATCTGAAGACTAAAGGCGACTTCATCCTGGTGGGCGACCTGATGCGCTCGGTGCTTCTGCTGGCCTACAAACTCATGGAGGGCAGCTTTGAGGAG ATCGCCCGTGATTTCAATCCAAACTGGATGAGTGCTGTCGAAATCCTGGATGATGACAACTTCCTTGGAGCCGAGAACGCTTTCAACCTGTTTGTCTGCCAGAAAGACAG TGCGGCCACTACAGATGAGGAGCGGCAGCACCTACAGGAAGTGGGTCTGTTCCACCTGGGCGAGTTTGTCAACGTGTTTTCTCACGGTTCTCTGGTGCTGCAGAACCTGGGCGAGAGCTCCACTCCGACCCAAGGGTCTGTGCTGTTCGGCACGGTCAACGGCATGATCG GTCTGGTGACGTCACTGTCAGAGGGctggtacagtttactgctggaTCTACAGAACCGACTCAACAAAGTCATCAAGAGCGTCGGCAAGATAGAGCACAGCTT CTGGAGGTCATTCCACACCGAGCGCAAGACCGAGCAGGCCACAGGATTCATTGATGGAGATCTTATTGAGAGCTTCCTGGATCTGGGTCGAGCCAAGATGCAGGAGGTGGTCAGCACACTGCAG ATCGATGACGGCAGCGGAATGAAGCGGGAAGCCACGGTGGACGAGGTTATTAAAATCGTGGAGGAGCTGACGCGGATCCACTAG
- the pdpr gene encoding pyruvate dehydrogenase phosphatase regulatory subunit, mitochondrial, with translation MRSGAWSVRTLSPVLLPRWFCDAGARPARLRGQRSVRFLSTDPPTALPAHARVVICGGGVVGTSVAYHLARLGWTEIVLLEQGRLGAGTTRFCAGIVSVAKPLSIESKMADYSNTLYERLEEETGVKTGFVQTGSLCLAQNQDRFLSLKRLASRLKVLGVSCDIIKPKDVAQLHPLVNIHDLVGALHLPGDSVVSPPDVNHALAVAAAAHGVQIYEHTSVNQVLVKRGHVTAVETDRGSIECEYFVNCAGQWAYELGQSSEVKVSVPLHGCEHFYLLTKPLSEPTRPESPVVIDMDGRIYARAWHGGILSGGFEKNPKPIFTEGRNQLEIQNMQEDWDHFEPMLSALLRRMPGLEACEIQQLVNCPESFTPDMRCLMGETPGIYGYFVLAGMNSSGLSFAGGAGKYLAEWITYGYPSANVWPLDIKRFGNLQSSRTFLRHRVMEVMPLLYELKVPRWDFQTGRQLRTSPLYDRLDTQGARWMEKHGFERAKYFVPAGKDLLALDQSKTFYKPDWFDIVGAEVKCCKEAVCVIDMSSFTKFELTSAGDQALRLLQRLCANDLDVPVGHIVHTGMLNERGGYENDCSVVRLSKNSFFIISPTDQQVHCWSWIKKHMPNDPQLHLEDVSWKYTALNLIGPRAMDVLSELSYVSMTPEHFPSLFCKEMSVGYANGIRVMSMTHTGEPGFMLYIPIEYALHVYNEVMSVGQKYGIRNAGYYALRSLRIEKFFAFWGQDLDSFTTPLECGREFRVKFDKDTDFLGRDALLRQRLEGVTRRFVMLVLEDHDTELDLWPWWGEPIYRSGELVGVTTSSAYSYTLERHVCLCFLSHTNSDGSPAVITPDFINRGDYEVDIAGQKFPAKAKLYPFSSLFAQQKRRKDDMELSNFQSK, from the exons ATGCGCAGCGGTGCGTGGAGCGTCCGGACTCTGTCCCCTGTTCTTCTGCCCCGCTGGTTCTGCGACGCCGGAGCCCGACCCGCTCGTCTGCGCGGACAGAGATCAGTGCGGTTCTTGAGCACGGACCCGCCCACGGCCCTGCCCGCTCATGCCCGCGTGGTCATCTGTGGGGGCGGCGTGGTGGGCACGTCTGTGGCGTATCATCTGGCCCGGCTGGGCTGGACGGAGATCGTGCTGCTGGAGCAGGGCAG ACTTGGAGCCGGTACAACTCGGTTTTGTGCGGGAATAGTCAGCGTTGCCAAACCTCTTTCTATTGAGAGTAAAATGGCAGATTATTCGAACACACTCTATGAGCGACTGGAAGAAGAGACGGGCGTTAAAACGG GTTTCGTACAGACCGGATCTCTGTGTTTGGCTCAGAATCAGGATCGGTTCCTGTCATTGAAGCGTCTGGCGTCGAGGCTGAA GGTTCTCGGTGTCAGCTGTGACATCATCAAACCCAAAGATGTGGCGCAGCTCCACCCACTGGTGAATATTCATGATCTTGTAGGAGCTCTTCACCTGCCAGGCGACAGTGTCGTTTCACCGCCGGACGTCAATCACGCGCTCGCTGTGGCGGCGGCAGCTCATG GAGTGCAGATTTATGAACACACGAGTGTGAATCAGGTCCTGGTGAAGAGGGGTCACGTTACGGCGGTGGAGACAGACCGGGGATCCATCGAGTGCGAGTACTTTGTGAACTGTGCTGGACAG TGGGCGTATGAACTGGGTCAGAGCAGCGAGGTCAAAGTGTCTGTTCCGTTACACGGCTGTGAACATTTCTACCTGCTCACTAAACCTCTGTCCGAGCCCACGCGGCCCGAGAGCCCAG TGGTGATCGACATGGATGGACGGATCTACGCTCGGGCCTGGCATGGAGGAATCCTGTCCGGAGGGTTTGAGAAGAACCCTAAACCCATCTTCACTGAGGGCCGCAACCAGCTGGAGATCCAGAACATGCAGGAGGATTGGGATCACTTCG AGCCCATGTTGAGCGCTCTGCTGCGCCGGATGCCCGGGCTGGAGGCCTGTGAGATCCAGCAGCTGGTCAACTGTCCAGAATCCTTCACTCCTGACATGCGCTGCCTGATGGGAGAGACGCCGGGGATATATGGATACTTTGTGCTGGCGGGCATGAACTCGTCCGGCCTCTCATTTGCTGGCGGAGCTGGGAA ATATTTGGCGGAGTGGATTACATATGGATACCCCAGTGCCAATGTCTGGCCTCTGGACATCAAGCGCTTCGGTAACCTGCAGAGCAGCCGCACTTTCCTGCGCCATCGAGTGATGGAAGTGATGC CACTCCTGTATGAACTGAAAGTTCCTCGCTGGGACTTCCAGACGGGCCGGCAGCTGCGCACGAGTCCGCTGTACGACCGCTTGGACACGCAGGGAGCGCGCTGGATGGAGAAACACGGCTTTGAGCGAGCCAAATACTTCGTTCCGGCTGGGAAGG ATTTACTGGCACTGGATCAGAGTAAGACCTTCTACAAGCCCGACTGGTTTGATATCGTGGGAGCGGAGGTGAAGTGCTGTAAGGAGGCGGTGTGTGTCATTGACATGTCCTCCTTCACCAAGTTTGAGCTCACA TCTGCAGGCGATCAGGCCCTGCGGCTGCTGCAGCGTTTGTGTGCCAATGACCTGGACGTGCCGGTCGGGCACATCGTCCACACGGGCATGCTGAACGAGAGAGGAGGATACGAGAACGACTGCAGCGTGGTGCGCCTCAGCAAAAACAG CTTCTTCATCATTTCACCCACCGATCAACAAGTTCACTGCTGGTCTTGGATTAAGAAGCACATGCCCAACGATCCGCAGCTCCACCTGGAGGACGTCAGCTGGAAGTACACAG CTCTGAATCTGATTGGTCCGCGTGCCATGGACGTGTTGTCTGAACTGTCGTATGTGTCCATGACTCCAGAGCACTTCCCCTCTCTGTTCTGTAAG GAAATGAGTGTGGGATACGCCAATGGCATCAGAGTCATGAGTATGACGCACACCGGAGAGCCGGGCTTCATGCTGTATATCCCTATAGAG TATGCACTGCATGTGTATAATGAAGTGATGTCAGTCGGGCAGAAATATGGGATCCGGAACGCGGGCTATTACGCTTTACGGAGTCTGCGCATAGAGAAGTTTTTTGCCTTTTGGGGGCAGGATCTGGACTCTTTCACCACCCCGCTGGAGTGCGGACGAGAGTTCAGGGTCAAATTTGACAAG GACACAGACTTTCTGGGCCGGGACGCTCTGCTGCGGCAGCGTTTGGAGGGAGTGACGCGGCGCTTTGTGATGCTGGTGCTGGAGGATCACGACACAGAGCTGGACCTCTGGCCCTGGTGGGGCGAGCCCATTTACCGCAGCGGGGAGCTGGTCGGCGTCACCACCAGCAGCGCCTACAGCTACACACTAGAGCGCCACGTGTGTCTCTGCTTCTTAAGCCACACAAACTCGGACGGCTCTCCGGCCGTGATCACCCCTGATTTCATTAACCGGGGCGACTATGAGGTGGACATTGCTGGGCAGAAGTTCCCAGCTAAAGCCAAGCTCTACCCATTCAGCTCGCTGTTTGCACAACAGAAACGGCGCAAGGATGACATGGAGCTCAGCAACTTCCAGAGCAAGTGA